From Antechinus flavipes isolate AdamAnt ecotype Samford, QLD, Australia chromosome 1, AdamAnt_v2, whole genome shotgun sequence:
ttctctctctctctctctctctctctctctctctctctctctctttttttttttggctgaggtaactggggttaagtgacttgcccagggtcacacagctaggaagtgttaaatgtctgagattagatttgaactcgggtcctcctgaattcagggctggtgctgtatctactgcaccacctaactttCCCcaaatcctattctttttttttttaaggccctccactaaaattttttttttaacttgataaaaCTCACTTcaaactttgtttttctgttgTATGTAAGGAATGTGAAATTCCTTAATACCTGTTTGTAGTTTGAGACATAAACTTGCTAATTCAGTCATAGTTATTTGTTGCTCTTAATATTAGcttcatagaatttagagttgtAAGAACTTttttgagatcatttagtttGGTGGATAAAGGGACTGAGtcctggggaaaaaagaaaaatttgcttAAAGGCACAAAGCTAGTGAAGGGCATAACTAGACTCCAAAACTCCAAACAATAGTTTTCTGCTTCctaatccagttttttttttccccctcatctcTCAGAGATAGCTTCTCTTCTTAATAAAATATAAGGGTAGGGAGTGCAAGGACCAAATCATCTTATTAAAATACCCCTGTTAATGCAGAGTGCCATGCTTGTATAGGAGAGACTTTTAAAATTGTTGctgaattaattaaatttaatgattGTCACAGTGTTGCTGGTCCTTTAGCTTCAGGATGCTATCCTCCCAGAGGCTTTTGaccattcttttcttccattccaTTACTCTTGTCTCACAGAAAACAGTATTTACCACAGCCATGGCATTGGTGTCAGCAGACTCCAGAATAGCTGAACTACTGACAGAGCTCCATCAACTGATTAAGCAAACTCAGGTAATACTTCCCCCTCAGAAAAAGGTTTGACCTTGGTACAATTCTGAGGgtgattaaaaaagagaattgtaagAGAGGTACCATAGGCTACCCTGACTATAGTTGTGAAAACATAACATTGGAATCAAACAGCAttagtggggttaagtgacataggAACAATGTTGCAAGTGCTGATTCCTTGAAGAGGAGAGAGCAGAAAGTTCAGGTGGTCAGAGAAAAGATGAGGGGGTGGAGACAGAGGGAGGTAGTTAAATAGGTAGGGTAGGGGAGTGGTAGGTTGGAGAGTTAGGCGACTAAAGGACTAGAGGATAGAAGCCATAGGACAATGCAAGCAAGGAACAGCTAAAATTGCAACCAAATTGGCTATAATAGTGTTTTTGTGAGATGTTGATTTAGTGTAACATTGTATTGGGTATACATGGGAAGTAGTAGATAGTCATGTCAGAGAAGTGATATATTTAGGAATttaagtagttttattttttttcccctccctgcatTATGCCGTTttaaatagttaagcaaaacatacATGGTGTGTGTGTAGGGGAAACTAGGTATGTATCATAGTACACTTATATAcctattattttatgtataatctgggattatataaaaatttctctggcaaaaagggGGTTGAGTAGGAAAAGTTTAAGAGGCTCCTATTTagcacattatttatttattttgcattctttactttcttttttctttgatttttttttaaatttaattttatttaataataactttgtattgacagaatccatgccaggataatttttacacaacattatcccttgcaatcacttgtgtttcgttttttcccctccctccctccccccccccccaagatggcaagcagtcctatatatgttaaatatgttgcagtatatcctagatacaatacatatttgcagaaccgaatagttctcccgctgcacagggagaattggattcagaaggtaaaaataactcgggaagaaaatcaaaaatgcaaatagttcacattcatttcccagtattccttctttgggtgtagctgtttctgtccatcatttatccaatgaaactcagttaagtctctttgtcagagaaatccacttccatcagaatacatcctcatacaatatcgttgtcgaagtgtataatgatctcctggttctgctcatctcacttagcatcagtccatgtaggtctctccaagcctctctgtattcatcctgcttggtcattccttatagagcaataatattccataacattcatataccacaatttacccagccattctccaattgatgggcatccattcattttccagtttctagccactacaaacaggggtgctgcaaatattttggcacatacaggtccctttgcaTTCTTTACTTTCAAAGAGTTTGTTTAATCAAGCAAGactacatgtacatatgtaactatttccagaaaacaaaaaaggtggtTTAGGAAGGTGTAAGGTAGGGGCATatgggatcaggaaaggctttatgttGAAGGTACTGAGTGAGCTGCAGTTTTGAACATAAAGAGGAATTCTGTGAAGCGATGATGAGGAAGAGAGGATTCCAGGCTCAGGGATAACTGGGGGCCAGTGAAGAATAGAGAAAGCCAGTTAGCTATATTTCAGTAATGAAAGGCTGGGCCCAGGACATGGAGGGACTTAAAAGCCAAACAAGGGGAGAGTTTAGAATTGATCCCAAAGAAAACAGAGAGCCACTGGACATAATTGTTGGCAGTTTTTGTgcaggaatttttatttatttatttttgttccatttttttaaaaatatattttattttattttatagtaactttatattgacagaatccatgccagtaatttttttacaacattatcccttgcactcgcttctgtttggatttttcccctccctccacctcctcccctagatggcaagcagtcctatatatgttagatatgttgcagtatatcctacatacaatatatgtttgcagaaccgaacagttctcttgttgcatagggaaaattggattcagaaggtaaaaataaccccgggaagaaaactaaaaatgcaaatagttcacattcatttcccagtgttctttctttggatgtagttgcttctgtccatcatttatcaattgaaactgaattaggtctttttgtcaaataaatccacttccatcagaatacatcctcatacaatatcgttgttgaagtgtataatgatctcctggttctgcttatttcacttagcatcagttcatgtaagtctctccaagcctctctgtattcattctatgcaggaatttttagaagaaaattttGGGTGGAGACAGTAAAGGGAAGTGCTCAGGGAGGCACTGAGCGGGTTTGGCAGTATaacctttttcttcctcatcttccttttctctccatatCGTGCAGGAAGAACGCTCCCGAAGTGAACATAACCTGATCAATATCCAGAAGACACATGAGAGAATGCAGACAGAAAACAAAAGTGAGGCAGGGAGagaatttgggggtgggggggtgggatgGGAACTAGCTGACCTGTTGAGGGAGCTTTGCTGTTCAATGTGTGTTTGTGTTCATCTGCAGTCTCCCCTTATTACCGGACAAAGCTTCGAGGTCTCTATACCACAGCCAAGGCAGATGCAGAAGCAGAATGCAAGTGAGTGTGTTGTACTCCTaaaatcctttttcctcttcctagtCTCACACATGAAAACAAAGATATGGCAtcttcatataatttatataattatgtaatttacataattttataatataatgatatcatTAAAGATGTCATTCACATCCAAAGCCTtgtgatagaaacaatgtttctGCTCTCACTGTAGCCCAAACTTTCCTATTCTATATCCCATTGGTGCTATTTCTCATTCCACTTTTGAAGCTGTTTCGTTATATTAGTCTTCATCTCTTGTTCATAAGTTCCCTGTCAgggtgtttgtttttgtttttcttgtctttttttttttttttttttttttaatttctcctgtCTCTTAAATTTTGAAATCTAGTTCCTCATAGCTGCCACTTGAATGTGTTAGAATTGGTCAGACTTTTCTGAAAGAGCAAATTCTGTTCCTCTGATAAAGAGGAAACCTCACAATTTTGGTATTGCTAGCCTATGAGCGcttattttttaagcatttaagcATGTGGGTAATTAAACCATTACGAATTTGTTTGAGGAAATATATGTAGGgcaactgtttttcttttctctactgaagtgggggggggggaatgtctTTTTTTTGGGTACATAAGCTAATGATACCTCTGCCAAGTAGCAGAACACTGCCACTCATAGTTTCTGGATCTGGCTGCTTTTGTTACTTCTGATTTGAAGGGTTAAGGCATACCCAAGAGACTGGTAAGGGCTGGCCCAGGACCCTCTCTTAGCTgaaagaatggagaagagagatCTGGAGCCGTGACCAGGCAGATGTGTACCAATCACTTGTTTTCAAAGCTATTTCATTGTCAACCCATTCTGCCCTCAAAAACTCTGCCCCTTCTGTAAAAGGTGCGTCTCTAGAAAGGGGCAAGGGAGGGGGAGCATATGgaaatatgaattaatttttcaTCGTTATagtaaaatagaattagaatGTAGAATATGAGATTTGAGAGGGACTTTAAGGGGTCACCTAgtccaggggttcttaactttttttgtgtcatggacccctttgccAATCTGAACCCTGTCGGGGATTTGCCTTTTCAGAATGacacttttaaatacataaaataaaataaggatagGATTATTAAATAAAGCTAATTACattgaaatagaaaacttttaaaaaactatttcatttatGAGAAACATTGAAGCTCATTGAGAGAACAGACATAGATATCTATAGTCCAAAGCAAGTAACTGCAATTTAAAATCCAAGCCCTCGAATTCCTATTCCAGTATTGGATTTTTCCCCTCATCAAGTTATAAGCTTCCTATTTATTCTTATAACATGTCTAGTAGGGAGAGAAATGGGAAGGATTTTTGTCTGAGAGGTATACATTATCATAACCATCAAAAGAGATAGATAAAGCAATTTTTTGGGGAAgattttagaactctgatcaatgataaacctaaagaaagaagatgaagcaTACCACTCACTTTCTGAacaggtgatgaaattgaaatgaagaaaaagaatacatttttggatatggctaaaatagaaatttattttttttgccagACTACATAGATATTAAGGGtatatggttttttttgttttgttttgttctctatttAGGAAGAGGATTGGTTTCTGGAAGGACCAATTAATAAATTACTGGTTActtggggggaagaagagagtataagatttaaagttagaaggtatgggtttaaatcctgtctctttcttagctatgtgactgtgacTAAGTCATGTTTTCtgagtgtttttttaattttcaagatgaTACCTGTAATGGTTGttataaggaaaatgaattagaaagcactatataaacatgAGCATTAGCagcttcatctgtaaattgtggGTAGGATTAGATTAGATAACTTCTCTGGAATCCCTTCTAGGTTTGGATTTATGAATCTTGAGTTATTATCATTTAAAGTTgaaagtagtttatattttaaaaaattaagtggctaatactattgaattgataaattGAAGCTCATAATTTCAGTAAAGATCCCATCCTCAACAAACTTACACCACTGAGTGAATGAGACACATTAGAGAAAATCAAGATTTCACTATCTTAAAGAGAACAGTTGATATATTTTCACTTTCATATTGTCTTAGAATAGAATTGACAGTGTTTATAGGTAGAAAACAATGAACTATAGTTTTTCTAGAAAGGCAgtaataggtatatatatatgattcctGGTTTGTAGATTGTGAGTTTGTTTATGGCCTCAAGGCCAAGTGGCTAAGTATTAATTTCAAATCTAGAAAGGCTAACTCATTTCATAAGTAGCCTGTGGCAACCTGAAGTGATGATGTTTTGGTCTCTGTTGAACCAAAAAAAGTATCAGAAAACCCCAACTTTCTTTCTCCAAAAGTCTCCTTTACTTTGTCTAAGATATTTAATTGCCTAGTGTGGTGGCAGCTCCTTCCATGGGCTCTGGAAGCACCTAGTTCTGGTAGCCTGCCCTCATGGGttagtttttatttctcctcTGGTTCTTTTCTGCAGTATACTGCGCAGAGCTCTGGATAAGATTGCTGAGATCAAGACTTTGCTGGAAGAAAGGCGAATTGGTGAGTTTAGAGGAATCTTGCTCTGTGCAGTGGGGAGGAGAGGCACATTGGAAGGATGGGTTTGCTTGATCCTCTGCTTGTCCTTGAAAGGAGGGTTTCTGCGGTTTTTACCTTTGGAAGGTTGACTATAGTgcttttctcagatttttctggtGTTCATTCTGCCTCctgtaaattcttcatattttgctTACCATATTTTCTGGAGGCAACTAAAGATCTTGTCCCCATTTTGTGTGTTATTGGTGTTAGGATAATGCTTACTAAAGCTTTTATTTGTGTCAGGGCTGCCcttctgacattttaaaaaacaagtactGTGAGATTTTAAAGCAGTGTTGAGCCAGTCCCCCAGTTTGTGTCCCCCTAAAGTGATGCTTCTTTAAAGGTTGTTTAAGATTTCTTCAAAGAACATTTTATTATTCAGTATACATAGATTTTGAGCATATTTGGGTAGATTCCACCcatatattttaagcattttgtatttaatttaaattttttaaaattaaatctttattttcaaaacatatgcatggatactttttcaacattgacccttgcaaaatcttgttattccaaattgcccCCTTTTCCCCCTGACTCCCTCCCCAGGATGGcaaataatttgttaaatatgtacaattcttctatacatatttctacaattattgtgctgcacaagaaaaatcagatcaaaaaggaaaaaaatgagaaaacaaaatacaagcaaacaacaaaaaaggatgaaaatgctctgttgtgataCACAATCAGCttccacagccctctctctgggtgtagatgattatcttcatcacaagatcttggAACtggccttgaatcatctcattgttggaaagagccttAGTGATGCTTCTGATGGAGATTAGAAGAGATGTCTTGGTTGGATTTCCTATTGGTCTTTTTAACCTTCTGCAATCACGGGGTTATATATTTAGTCAAAACTTCATATTGAGTTATTTCCAGCCTACTCATAGGTCCCTGAATCTTCTATTTAATGGTTTGAATTCCAATGggccaagtatttattaaatacctattttgtatgccaggcattgtgccataGGATGGATACACAAGAAGCTTTAATTGGATTTCAGGgcatggaaagagaaaaggacagtGTTTGGGAATCCTTCTCAGAGTTAGGGTTAGAATGCCAAAGAAATGTCCTCATCCTATTCTTATATATTTCCTCCATTGTGAGTATTGAAAGTCTTTGGGATTAGGGGCTAATGGTAAACTagagaagaaattgaacaaaagcATAGTCATTGTCTGGTGGATAAAATATGGCAGAGGGGTGAGAAGGAAGACTAAATTTTTTTGCCATGTAGTATGAGAAGGTTtcacttcttttctcctccacagCGGCTAAAATTGCAGGATTATACAATGATTCAGAACCTCCACGGAAAACCATGCGCCGTGGAGTGTTGATGACCCTATTGCAACAGTCAGCCATGACATTGCCTCTGTGGATTGGGAAACCTGGAGACAAGTAAGTACGGGAGTCCTGGGGAAAGGAAATTGGGCAGGATTTGACTAGCCAAAGGTAGTTGAGGTCTTGGAAAATGTAGGAAATTGAGGGGGAAAGTGGAAGTCAGTGGTGGGTGCAGTTGTGTAACTTTCACTGGCTGATCCCAAAGGATTTGGGGCTTTGGGACAGGGGGGAAGTGAGGGAAGGACTGTTAACAAGGTTTTTCACCTCCTAGGCCTCCACCCCTGTGTGGGGCTATTCCGGCTTCAGGGGATTATGTAGCTAAACCAGGTGATAAGGTGGCTGCTCGAGTGAAAGCTGTGGATGGGGATGAGCAATGGATTCTGGCTGAAGTGGTCAGCTACAGTCATGCTACCAACAAGTGAGTAACAATGTTTTATCActctttgagaatttttttccctttcttttcttttttcttcttttctttttcttcttcttcttttttttttttttcctaaggcaattggggttaagtgacttgcccagggtcacatagccaggaagtgttaagtgtcttgaggccagatttgaacttgggtccttctgacttcagggctataattttttttttttttcacttttcctttactttcttggGTTTCTCTTATTAAGGCTCTTCAACTCAGAAAATGTATCTGCCTTATTACTTTCATGGTCATCCTAAGTTTCTGGAAAATCACTAAGTCAgatatttattctttaattttttttccctctgtagaTATGAGGTGGATGACATTGATGAGGAAGGCAAAGAGTAAGTACCTTTCTAAAGGGATGATTACAGAGGAGTCAGGAGCAGGGTCGGGTTGTGGGATCAAGGCAGAAAGCAATTTGTGGGCTCTAGAAAAATGAGAGTAAAGAAAATGCTTCCTGAGAAATAGTTATGTATTTTCAGGGCAGAGGGTCATACTTAGTCTTTTCCCCTACCAGGAGACACACCTTGAGCCGAAGACGTATCATCCCACTACCACAATGGAAGGCCAATCCTGAGACAGACCCTGAAGCTTTATTCCAGAAGGATCAGCTTGTGCTGGCATTGTACCCCCAAACCACCTGCTTTTACCGGGCTTTGATTCACACTCCTCCACAACGGGTAAGGAATGGTGACTTGGGAGAACTTTTCAATAGTTAATATAAGAGATTAGGTTTACCCAGTTGGTTCCTAAGATTAGGATTTCTGAAAGGGTAGAAGAATGGGGGAAGAACCTTCATGTGGGTGGTGGTCTTTATTTTGCCTTGTCTGATTATTATAAAGTTCTTATATTAAGCCCAAATATGTGTTCTTGAAATTCATATCAGTTGTAGTTCTGCTTGCTCGAACTATGTGGAACAGGTGTACTTTCAACCAAGATATTGGGCTTTTAAGATATTTGAAGACCGtctttgtttctccttccttACCCCCACCTCTCCTTagtcttttcttcattttaacaTCCCTAACTCCTTGAATCCTTACTCGCATTATGAGCTTTTAAGGCCCCTTTCCATCATGGTTATACTCCACTGGACATTTAGCTGAGTGAAGTTAAAATTCTCAGACCTGAACAGACTGCTTTAGATGTGAGCTGACTTATACGTAATGGGAAACCATTTCTCATTCCTGCTCCCATTACATACTTTTCCTTCCATTACTTTCCATTTCACCTTAAGACAAAGCAAAACGAAACTGTAGCAGGAGAGAGGCAACCAGGATTTACCACATGTCATATGTTGCTAAAATctgggggatacaaaaaaaggtaaaatccTTCCTGTTTTTAAGCAGCATATGTTCctggcaagataaagattagataTTAGGAGCGTTTTGTTTATGGGGAAGtgtgaaatgatttaaaaaaaaaaaaaaaggcaactctGTTTTCTATGAAAGTTTTTTCAAGATGTGCTAGCTTTGCATATACTTAAGTTTGGGCAACAGGGTTTAGTTACTGTCAGCTTTAGGCTTTCTGATTCTTAACTTAGTTTCTTTGTCTCTAGCCCCAGGAAGACTACTCTGTCCTGTTTGAAGATACTTCCTATGCAGATGGTTATTCTCCTCCCCTCAATGTGGCCCAGAGGTATGTTGTGGCCTGCAAGGAACCTAAGAAGAAGTGAGGTTCGGTTTGACTGAATCACGGACTTTTTACCTTGCCTCTGTTCACCTGACTCTTCGGCCATGCCCCTTGAAGAGGGGAATTAATGTATCCTTCTCTGCAGACTAATAAATATACAGCCCTGTCCCCTACATCATGTGTTTCCAGGGCCTGATTTCCTTTGACTTTAGTCCCCTCCCCAAGTGAACTGGGAGTCTAGGTGCTGTGTGTACTAtcctttgattctttttcttttctcaatactattttctcttccagatacacataaagatagttttcaacatttgtttttgtaagacttttgtttttgaaatttctctaaaacagcaatctgatataggttaaatgtatgcaatccttttaaacaaatttccgtatttatcatgttgtacaagaaaaatcagaccaaaaggggaaaaaaccatgaggaagaaaaacaaaaaaagtctatTACTGTGCTTAGAGCCATAGTTCTATACCTCTCCTAATTCTTGCATGCTCTCGATGCAGttggcaattccaatagatttgggatggaaaatgctttcAACTGCTGCATTGtagagaagagccaagttcatcacagttgattatcacaatCTTGTTATTGTTTTCAATATATGTTTTGATTCTGCctgcttcactcagcattagttcatgtcttttcaggcttttctgaaatcagtctgcttatttcttacagaacaatagtttattacattcatgtaccataatttatctagccattccccagctgatgggcatcctctcaatttccagctCCCTGTCACCACAAAGAGCTGCTGCATGTgagtttcttcccttttttatgatctcttggagATGCAGAGCCAGGCCTAAGCCCAATAGTGGAACTGCTAGATTAAAGGGTGTAtgggcacagtttgatagctctttgggtgCCAAATCGTTCTTCAGaaggatttattttttgattgttattattttaatggggaaaatgttttttacTGAGTCTTTGTTTATAATAGCTAAGCATATAATAAAGCTTTTATAacagtcagtttttttttttttctactagaaTATAAGGGAGCTAATTTTGCATGCTAAAAAATCTATTAGGCTAGAAAAACTGGGAGCTGATAACAGAAGTATGGGTTGATGACCCTCTCTTCCTGTTGCCATTCAGagctcattttgaaaatgaagatctGAGCCAGCCATCTTCTTTTTATAATCAGCTTCAAACCTCTCATTCTGGGCTACAGTAAAGGTGTTCTTCCAGTCTCCAACAATACctaaggaagaacagaaaaagaaatggcaaactatgaTTGAAGGCTATTTTCTTCACCTTTGTATTTTATACACATCTAGTTTGATATCAGGATAAGAGGAGCAATGGAAATATATCTGTCCCAAGCTGCTTAGCTGTAGAATCTTCCCTCTGGTCTTCCCACCCAATATTTTTATCACTTTTCTGGCTGCTATCTATATCCCAAGAATCCAGGCCTCTTCTAGAACCCTCTTTGATTCCATTTTTCTACTCTTAGCGAATTTCACTTCTTCAGTTCCTCCTTTTCACAGAGCTTACCCTTCCTCATGAAGGGAGAGATAGAGTGGTCCATGACTTCAGAAGAGATGGTGGTGTAGTTGGTCATGGGGTTCTCCTTCATCTTCTTGAAAGATGTATGTTGGACTATTCTATCTATGACATCCTCTGGCAGTTTCCGTCCCATAAATTCTAAAATCTTCTTAATTTCCTTCTTGGGATCCTGGTGAATAGTGACAATTGAAGGAGGATTTGAGTTTGGAGGGTTTGGTAAACCCAGGTAGGGGATCATAGGATTTTGACTAGAATAGGAATGGACTCCACAGGCTGACTCGGactatttctttgttttacaaatgggaaaactgagattaagGGAAATAAACAACTTTTCCAATATCACACAAGTAGGTAAGCATCAGAGATGAGGTTTGAACGTACGTCTTTCTTAGGAGCTTGTAATTTGGGGTCTATAGATACTTGAGATATGTGGATACAAttgggatccatgaacttggctagggaaaaaaattacatctttatttccacTTATCCCTAACAGAACTTGAGCATTTCTTTCAGTTGTtcaaaaacattctgagaagctGTCAGGCTTCACTAGGTTGCCCAAAGTGGAGGGGGGGAAAAACCCCCAAAACTTCCAGCTTTTTTACTTCCTAATTATTCTGATGAAATACTAGGGCATTGGGCTGTCCCTCTTAGTAATTCATATTGGTTAACATCAGTGTTCAGTGAGCCAGTTTCAACATTAATTTGTTCTAGATTTGAGCCTTAACAAATTCTCTGACTTTTGGTTAAAAAGtcttttagagttggaaaattATCAGAATGGAATTACTGGAGATACTGAAGATATAAATCTTGGATTGGGCTCCCAGGCCACAGCGGGTATGGCAGTGTGAGAA
This genomic window contains:
- the SGF29 gene encoding SAGA-associated factor 29 isoform X1 codes for the protein MASTGISPESNCSDSSGCLESPLEHSLFQRHEKTVFTTAMALVSADSRIAELLTELHQLIKQTQEERSRSEHNLINIQKTHERMQTENKISPYYRTKLRGLYTTAKADAEAECNILRRALDKIAEIKTLLEERRIAAKIAGLYNDSEPPRKTMRRGVLMTLLQQSAMTLPLWIGKPGDKPPPLCGAIPASGDYVAKPGDKVAARVKAVDGDEQWILAEVVSYSHATNKYEVDDIDEEGKERHTLSRRRIIPLPQWKANPETDPEALFQKDQLVLALYPQTTCFYRALIHTPPQRPQEDYSVLFEDTSYADGYSPPLNVAQRYVVACKEPKKK
- the SGF29 gene encoding SAGA-associated factor 29 isoform X2, producing the protein MALVSADSRIAELLTELHQLIKQTQEERSRSEHNLINIQKTHERMQTENKISPYYRTKLRGLYTTAKADAEAECNILRRALDKIAEIKTLLEERRIAAKIAGLYNDSEPPRKTMRRGVLMTLLQQSAMTLPLWIGKPGDKPPPLCGAIPASGDYVAKPGDKVAARVKAVDGDEQWILAEVVSYSHATNKYEVDDIDEEGKERHTLSRRRIIPLPQWKANPETDPEALFQKDQLVLALYPQTTCFYRALIHTPPQRPQEDYSVLFEDTSYADGYSPPLNVAQRYVVACKEPKKK